In the Peptoclostridium acidaminophilum DSM 3953 genome, one interval contains:
- a CDS encoding GTP pyrophosphokinase — MELREWKIILTPYEFAVEELKGKFKNIRKELKANGEYSPIEFVTGRVKKISSIITKAEKLDISIDEVEEKIEDIAGIRIMCQFVEDIYTVVSLIKSRQDMEVLYEKDYITNYKASGYRSYHVIIKYPFQTAKGLKNIMAEIQIRTLAMNFWATIEHSLKYKYDHDIPSDLAARLSRAGDAAFLLDQEMSEIRDVVVRAQVMFEMKSIAIKDILDNIQELNSMGFIQEAVSFQERFDNISSFEDIDRMFLFKRELETAIEKLRKTI, encoded by the coding sequence ATGGAACTTAGGGAATGGAAGATTATTCTTACCCCTTACGAATTCGCGGTTGAGGAGCTCAAGGGCAAATTCAAGAACATAAGAAAAGAGCTGAAGGCCAACGGAGAATATTCGCCGATTGAATTTGTGACCGGACGGGTCAAGAAAATTTCATCCATAATAACAAAGGCAGAAAAACTAGACATAAGCATTGATGAAGTCGAGGAGAAAATAGAGGACATAGCAGGCATAAGGATAATGTGCCAGTTTGTCGAAGACATATATACTGTAGTCAGTCTGATAAAAAGCAGGCAGGATATGGAGGTTCTCTACGAAAAGGACTACATAACAAACTACAAGGCAAGCGGCTACAGAAGCTACCATGTGATAATAAAGTATCCCTTCCAGACTGCAAAGGGCCTCAAAAACATAATGGCGGAGATACAAATAAGAACTCTTGCAATGAATTTTTGGGCCACAATAGAGCATTCGCTAAAATACAAATACGACCACGACATACCATCTGACCTTGCGGCAAGGCTAAGCAGGGCAGGCGACGCCGCATTCCTGCTGGACCAGGAAATGAGCGAGATAAGGGATGTGGTGGTGAGGGCTCAGGTTATGTTTGAGATGAAATCAATTGCCATAAAGGATATACTAGACAACATACAAGAGCTAAACAGCATGGGATTCATACAGGAGGCAGTGTCTTTTCAGGAAAGATTCGACAATATAAGCAGTTTTGAAGATATAGACAGGATGTTCCTCTTCAAGAGAGAGCTAGAAACGGCAATAGAAAAATTAAGAAAGACAATATAG
- a CDS encoding DMT family transporter — MEKTNAENEVLNPENGAIKILMVMAALFWAGAFIAGKLSVREFPPVSLTFFRFMIASAIIFVILAIKERDIRIKREDLPTFIALGVIGMIGYHILFFMALKYTSPVNAALIGAINPLVTTILSVIFLKEKIRIVNIIAIMVSLSGVVLIVTNGSIGFFSDMRLNIGDLLMLVAVVCWAAYAIISKKALAKYSPIKVTSYAFLVCTILLLPFLPFESPMKFLPDTTIGGWTSVFYMAIFPSVGGYLIQQMSIKKMGPSRTSLYVNLVPAFSMVLAFFILGEAISVIKVAAAALIIGGVYMNTKFK, encoded by the coding sequence ATGGAAAAAACAAACGCTGAAAACGAAGTTCTAAATCCAGAAAATGGGGCAATAAAAATACTCATGGTCATGGCGGCGCTTTTCTGGGCCGGTGCATTCATAGCAGGCAAGCTTTCTGTAAGGGAGTTCCCCCCTGTATCGCTTACTTTCTTTAGATTCATGATTGCAAGCGCTATAATATTTGTGATACTGGCCATAAAGGAAAGGGACATTCGCATAAAGAGGGAGGACCTGCCCACATTCATAGCGCTCGGAGTAATAGGTATGATCGGCTACCACATACTGTTTTTCATGGCACTAAAATACACATCGCCTGTAAATGCTGCGCTCATAGGTGCTATCAACCCTCTGGTCACGACAATACTTTCGGTGATTTTTCTGAAGGAGAAAATAAGAATTGTTAATATCATAGCCATAATGGTTTCTCTGTCGGGCGTGGTGCTTATAGTTACAAACGGCAGCATTGGATTTTTTTCTGACATGAGGCTTAACATAGGCGACTTGCTTATGCTTGTGGCAGTTGTGTGCTGGGCTGCATATGCTATAATTTCAAAAAAGGCTCTTGCCAAGTACAGCCCCATCAAGGTGACTTCATATGCATTTCTGGTGTGCACAATCCTGCTCCTGCCCTTCCTGCCATTTGAGAGCCCGATGAAGTTTCTTCCAGACACTACAATTGGCGGTTGGACGTCTGTATTTTACATGGCCATTTTCCCGTCTGTGGGAGGATACCTGATACAGCAAATGTCCATAAAGAAAATGGGCCCAAGCAGGACATCGCTATATGTCAACCTGGTGCCGGCGTTTTCTATGGTACTTGCATTTTTTATATTGGGCGAGGCCATAAGCGTTATTAAGGTCGCGGCTGCAGCTCTTATAATAGGCGGAGTTTACATGAACACAAAATTCAAATAA
- a CDS encoding MBL fold metallo-hydrolase has protein sequence MEKISGHSYVIRGGTNTGVYLFKDKSALLIDPGLTNSRGNRIIRYCEDEGIRPRHIVFTHEHYDHHGAAKVIMNHFTGAVSYSSAKAKLIIENPEIFSGYIYGGKSNSFLEESFSQKGADIRVDNVLESGTVKLGDKKFFMHEISGHSPGQMGIMTEDKVLYIGDAVFNISILEKYSIPFLHDIGAQLDSLQRLRELDFEYMVMGHEKPVLERDEAEETLKRNTQAINEYIDQAREFLTGPRTREQLIADIIEYNGIEAGYKQYYFTSSTVASIVSYLADHGEIDYELEAGMLYYYKK, from the coding sequence ATGGAGAAAATAAGCGGACACAGCTACGTCATACGCGGGGGGACAAACACAGGAGTATACCTTTTCAAGGACAAGTCTGCGCTTTTAATAGATCCCGGACTTACAAATTCAAGGGGAAACAGGATAATAAGGTACTGCGAAGACGAGGGTATAAGGCCAAGGCACATAGTGTTCACACATGAGCACTATGACCATCATGGAGCCGCAAAGGTTATAATGAACCATTTCACAGGGGCGGTTTCGTATTCATCGGCAAAGGCGAAGCTTATAATAGAAAATCCGGAGATTTTTTCGGGTTATATATACGGCGGAAAATCCAATAGCTTCCTCGAGGAGAGCTTCAGCCAAAAGGGAGCGGATATAAGGGTGGACAACGTGCTTGAGAGCGGCACGGTAAAGCTTGGCGACAAGAAATTTTTCATGCATGAAATAAGCGGGCACAGTCCCGGTCAGATGGGAATAATGACGGAGGACAAGGTGCTCTATATAGGAGATGCCGTATTCAACATCAGCATACTCGAAAAGTACAGTATACCGTTCCTGCATGACATAGGCGCACAACTTGATTCCCTGCAAAGGCTTCGTGAACTGGATTTCGAATACATGGTCATGGGACATGAAAAGCCCGTACTTGAGCGGGACGAGGCCGAAGAGACGCTAAAGCGCAACACACAGGCCATAAATGAGTATATAGACCAGGCGAGGGAGTTCTTGACCGGTCCAAGAACCAGGGAGCAGCTGATCGCCGACATAATTGAGTACAACGGCATTGAGGCAGGCTACAAGCAGTACTACTTCACAAGCTCGACAGTGGCCTCCATAGTGTCATACCTTGCGGATCATGGCGAAATAGATTACGAGCTCGAAGCCGGGATGCTCTATTACTATAAAAAATAA
- a CDS encoding metallophosphoesterase: MALYAIGDLHFGMAVDKPMDIFGDEWIEHRENIIESWRASVGDEDTVIIAGDTSWAINMEEAIHDLEDISMLPGRKIIIKGNHDYWWTTLSKLNRLFEGMIFIQNSFAAYEDYAVCGSRGWLCPNDYYFTASDEKIYNREINRLRIALESARAAGYKKLIVATHYPPTNDRQDESGFTRLYEEFKVEKVVYGHLHGREAFKGALQGERKGVEYIFTACDYTGFKLVKIL, from the coding sequence ATGGCACTTTATGCTATAGGAGACCTTCATTTTGGAATGGCTGTAGACAAGCCCATGGACATATTTGGAGATGAATGGATAGAGCACAGAGAGAATATTATTGAAAGCTGGAGAGCATCTGTAGGCGATGAAGACACAGTCATAATCGCAGGCGACACCTCCTGGGCCATAAATATGGAAGAGGCCATCCATGACCTGGAAGACATAAGCATGCTTCCGGGGAGAAAAATAATAATAAAAGGAAATCACGATTACTGGTGGACAACGCTAAGCAAGCTCAACAGGCTTTTTGAGGGCATGATATTCATACAAAACAGCTTTGCTGCATATGAGGACTATGCCGTGTGCGGCAGCAGAGGCTGGCTTTGCCCGAATGATTACTATTTCACAGCGAGCGATGAAAAGATATATAATCGTGAAATCAACAGGCTAAGGATTGCACTCGAGAGCGCCAGGGCGGCGGGTTACAAGAAGCTCATTGTTGCAACTCACTACCCTCCAACTAATGACAGACAGGATGAGTCTGGATTTACAAGGCTCTACGAGGAATTTAAAGTCGAAAAGGTGGTCTACGGTCACCTGCATGGCAGGGAGGCCTTCAAGGGAGCCCTCCAGGGAGAGCGAAAGGGAGTCGAATACATATTTACAGCGTGTGACTATACAGGCTTTAAGCTGGTAAAGATTTTGTAA
- a CDS encoding TIGR01212 family radical SAM protein (This family includes YhcC from E. coli K-12, an uncharacterized radical SAM protein.) — translation MNRRYNAYSDYLVGKYGEKVYRLPVNLPLTCPNRDGQVGEGGCTFCAEVGAGFEAFESSVSIKDQLLSNMEYIGGKYKARKFIAYFQNYTNTYADKETFRSYLEEALLENVVEIAISTRPDAISDEYLQIMKEIEQKGVAISIELGLQTVNYHTLKSINRGHTLAEFIDAAIRIKKFGFESCAHVILNLPGDDMLDVIETAKIISALGVDGVKLHSLYITKCSQMALEYERGELQISSLDEYVKRAAIFMGYLSRDVVIERLVGRAPEEDTLFCNWNTSWWKIKDMIERYMDSNDIYQGKFCDYLNGKALRRWE, via the coding sequence ATGAACAGAAGATATAATGCATATTCCGACTACCTTGTTGGAAAATACGGCGAAAAGGTATACAGACTCCCTGTCAACCTGCCGCTTACATGTCCCAACAGGGACGGCCAGGTGGGCGAGGGCGGCTGCACATTCTGCGCGGAGGTTGGAGCCGGATTCGAAGCTTTCGAAAGCAGCGTCAGCATAAAGGACCAGCTGCTGAGCAACATGGAATATATAGGCGGCAAATACAAGGCAAGAAAGTTTATAGCATATTTTCAAAACTACACCAACACATATGCGGACAAAGAGACTTTCAGGAGCTATCTGGAGGAGGCCTTGCTTGAGAATGTAGTTGAAATAGCCATATCAACAAGGCCGGATGCCATAAGCGATGAGTATCTTCAGATAATGAAGGAGATAGAGCAAAAAGGCGTAGCAATATCAATAGAGCTCGGGCTCCAGACAGTCAACTACCATACACTTAAATCCATAAACCGAGGGCATACACTCGCTGAATTTATTGACGCCGCAATCAGGATAAAAAAATTCGGATTCGAGTCTTGCGCCCACGTGATACTCAATCTTCCCGGGGATGACATGCTCGATGTCATAGAGACGGCAAAGATAATATCGGCGCTCGGCGTTGACGGAGTAAAGCTCCACTCGCTCTACATTACAAAGTGCAGCCAGATGGCGCTCGAGTACGAACGTGGAGAGCTTCAGATTTCAAGTCTTGATGAATATGTGAAAAGGGCGGCCATTTTTATGGGGTACCTCTCGAGGGACGTAGTCATAGAGAGGCTTGTCGGAAGGGCTCCGGAGGAGGACACACTCTTTTGCAACTGGAATACGTCCTGGTGGAAGATAAAGGACATGATAGAGAGGTACATGGACTCAAACGACATATACCAGGGCAAATTCTGCGACTACCTAAACGGCAAGGCGCTTCGAAGGTGGGAGTAG